A window of Cytobacillus sp. FSL H8-0458 genomic DNA:
CAGTAAGTAAATATTGGCTCACAAACAATATTTATTGCTTTACTGTCTTGCATGAAGCAGCGGCTTTCCAATAGCAAAGTAATCGCCAGCTACAGGAAAAAAGTAACCAACTACCTTACATTATCTGGTCGGGTGCGGTAAGGGGTGGTTACTTTTTTCGTTAAAAATTATATAAATAAAATAATGATTTTATATAAAAAAAGACCGAGCATTATGCTCGATCATCACTCCAGTATTCATCAAACTCAGTTCCGCCTAAAGATTTAATTTTCCTTAGAACATCTAAGTAAATATAAATTGGTTGACCGCCAATAATAATGGGTTCCTTATCTTCCGGTCTTTTAAATACTCTTCTATCATGTCTTAGCATTGCTTTATAAAATGCTTCCTTTTTATCTTCAGCCGTACGAACTTCATCATTAATTAATGACCGCAATTGGTACAATGTATTTAGATTCACCTCGTAATTATAGTTTCGTTCTACTATATTTTTGTGTGCCCTTCTCATGTCGGATAATGTAATCCCTCTCGCATTAAATCTTTCTTTTTTTACATCCATCATGTTAATTTACCTCCAAAAGTGTTTTTTATCTCTCGGAGTAACTTATATCGAGGAAAAAGAAAGTGTAAAGCATGATAGAAAATAATTAAAAAAAATCGAGCATTAAGCTCGATCATCCCATCCATTCTAGGAAGGCTTCTGTTATTGTAGTAAAGGTAAAACAATTCGTTAAGTAACTTAATTCGTTCGCCGCTATCCATTTCTTCAATTGCTTGTAAAACCTGTTCTGCTGTAAGCTTCATTCCCATACCACCTCTCCCATATTATAAAATAGAAATTTTAATATATCATTTATTCAAGTGAAAAATTTCCATTTATTTTGGAGCCCTAGCTCTTTATTTAAAGACCTAAAAAGAGGAGATAATAATTTATATTATCTCCCTTTCTCCGTTCCATCTGGGTCAATTCTGGGCCTCTGGGATATATCCTGATTAATGACTAATAGGGTAACTCGTCATAGTCATCGTTTTCTCTTCTTCGAACAAACTCCATCATTAATTCTTGATACTCAGCAAATTCCTCTGAACGTTTGTAATCCGAATGGTCACACATTCTTTGAAGTGACTTATAAGCATATCCCTTAATCTTATCTTCCAGAATATTAGCGTATCGTCCACTCTCAATTGTTTCAGTTACAAATTGATCTACAAGTGTTCCCCACTGTTTTTTGCTCCATCTTCCTAAAGCAAATTTCGTATAAAATTCATTAACAGCATCGGTCATTAAAGACTTAAATTGGTTAGGTTCTAATGACTTGGTAATTTTTCCTTGATAATTATCAATATTATTTTTGTTATCTTTATATTGTTCTTTTTTATTTTTATTTTTAATAGCGGAACCCTTTTGTACATGCTTGCCTGTATCTTTGGTCAAGGGTAGGATTGACCTTTTGTCATTCCTAGAGGATGTCTCAGAAGGCTTTCCGACAGTCCCTTGCTTGTCTTTCAGGTCTTCCCTTTTGTAAGAGCTGGGCTTTACAAGCTCCTGAGCAATTTTATCTGTAATGTGGAAGTACTTTTTTGATGGTACTCCCATTATCTTCGTTTCAATAAAGCCAGCATCCTCCAGTTCTTTTACTGCTTTCATTTGCTGCTTATAAGTAAGTGCAGTTTCTTCCTTCAGTGTTTCACTTGTCAGAAAGAAGTATTCTTTATCATTCCTGGCTGTTAACATACCCTTACTTCCAAAACTCTCATAACTAGAACAAAGCTGTCCAAAAATTATTGCTCCGTTAACCGATACTGTGTGTGCCAACTGTTTGTTGTACATTACAAAGCCTTTACCGCTCAATAATGGCATGAGCTTCATTTTACTCTCTCCTTTTGCACTAGGAAAGAAAACATGCTAAAATTTTAGTTAGCAGAGGTTTATCTTCTGTGCAGTGTATTGAGGGGTATTGGACCGCGAATCCACCCCTCTTTTATTTATTATATATAGCGAACACACGTTCGTAAAATTATAGTTTTAAACCTTTGAGAGCTCCATATGCCTTATGCTTTTTTTCTAAATCTGTTCCCCAAAGGTTTACATACCTCTTTGTAACTGTGATATCTGTATGTCCTAGAAGATACATGAGGGAGAATGCATCTATACCTGACATAATCATTCGTTTGGCCATTGTATGCCTAAAAGTATGTGGGCTTACTCTTTTGCTTATTTGAGCCTGGCTACCATACTTTGTGAATCTTGTTTGGATGCTATGAGGATTTAGTTCGCCTTCATCTCGATTTATGAATAAACTTTCTGTTTCAACTTGACCTCTGATTTTAATGTATCTCTTAACCTGTTCCTGTGTAATTTCTGATAAATAGACAGTTCTTTCAAATGAGTTTTTTGTCTTACGTATAATAACCGTGTTACCCCTTATATCTTCCACTTCAATTCCTACAAGCTCAGATAGTCTTATACCAGTATCTAAAAACACCAGTAAGATTACTTCGTCTCTAAACGAAACAAAGGACTTCTGCTTCCTCATTACCGCAATTAACTTTTCAATTTCACGATCATCCAAAGTTTCAATTGTCTTTTGTCTGTCTCTAAGTAATTTGATGTTCTTCATTGGATTTACTTCAATAACCTTGTTCTTAAAAAGGAAGTTATAAAAAGCTCTTAATGCTCGTAAACGAATATTGATTGTTGTTACTTTCATTAACTCTTTACTTTTAATGAAAGAATCTCTATATCCTTCTGATGACATTCAACGAGCTGCTTACCAATAATCTTAATTGCAGCATGAAATTCATTTTTGTAGTAAGTCACTGTTGCAGGTCTAAGGTTCCTTAAATAACAGTCATTAAAGAACCTTTCAAATGCTTCTTCATCGTTAATCTTCTTTTTTATTATCCGAAGTTCTTCTGCTGATAATTCCTGTCTTCTAGCCATTACTACCTCCTACGCACACGATTCGACGCACACGATTATTGATTATATTTGTCGTGTTAGAAGGCAAAGAAAAAAGACCCTGACATAACGTCAGAGTCTTGATTCATAAAGCTTTTTGATACCGGTGGCCGGGGTCGAACCGGCACTCCTTGCGGAACACGATTTTGAGTCGTGCGCGTCTGCCAATTCCGCCACACCGGCATATTAAAATGGAGTAAATCTTGTGGTGCCGAGGACCGGAATCGAACCGGTACGGTAGTCACCTACCGCAGGATTTTAAGTCCTGTGCGTCTGCCAGTTCCGCCACCCCGGCGTGTATCAGCGAATCAAGATTTAAATTATGGAGGCGGCAACCGGATTCGAACCGGTGGTAAAGGTTTTGCAGACCTCTGCCTTACCACTTGGCTATGCCGCCATAAAAACAATGAAATTCTGGAGCGGAAGACGGGATTCGAACCCGCGACCCCCACCTTGGCAAGGTGATGTTCTACCACTGAACTACTTCCGCAAAATGGCTGGGCTAGCAGGATTCGAACCTGCGAGTGACGGAGTCAAAGTCCGGTGCCTTACCGCTTGGCTATAGCCCAATGAACGTTTCATAATACATTTATATGAGAGTTACACTTGTACTGTTACATTAAAATATGGGGCGACTGATGGGAATCGAACCCACGAGTGTCGGAGCCACAATCCGATGCGTTAACCACTTCGCCACAGCCGCCATAATAATATTGGCAGGGGTAGTAGGAATCGAACCCACATCAAAGGTTTTGGAGACCTTCGTTTTACCATTAAACTATACCCCTATATAAATGGTGG
This region includes:
- a CDS encoding tyrosine-type recombinase/integrase; its protein translation is MSSEGYRDSFIKSKELMKVTTINIRLRALRAFYNFLFKNKVIEVNPMKNIKLLRDRQKTIETLDDREIEKLIAVMRKQKSFVSFRDEVILLVFLDTGIRLSELVGIEVEDIRGNTVIIRKTKNSFERTVYLSEITQEQVKRYIKIRGQVETESLFINRDEGELNPHSIQTRFTKYGSQAQISKRVSPHTFRHTMAKRMIMSGIDAFSLMYLLGHTDITVTKRYVNLWGTDLEKKHKAYGALKGLKL